Genomic segment of Colletotrichum destructivum chromosome 5, complete sequence:
CAGtatcgtcggcggcggcactgCCGGCCTGACCGTCGCAGCCCGCCTTACCGAAGACCCTCAAGTGACcgtgctcgtcctcgaggccggtgcCGATCACTCTGAGGACTTGAACGTGCTGGCCCCGGGTCTGTTTCCCGCCATGTACGGCAACCCAGACTACGACTGGGACTACAAGACTGTTCCTCAAGTaaaccctcccctcccctccctctcctttcGCCCATCGAGTCCCACCCAGCGCATGAGTGACCGACGCGTCTTTGCTGATGTTTCCCTCCTAGGCCGCCGCTAACAACAAAGTCGTCGCCCACATCCGCGGCAAGCAACTCGGCGGCTCCAGCGCCATGAACTTTATGTTCTGGACGCACCCCTCCCGGCGAGACGTCGACAACTGGGGCGCCCTGGGCAACGCCGGCTGGTCCTGGGACGCGCTGGCCCCTTACTTGCGCAAGTCGGAGGCGTTCCTCGCCCCGTCGGCGCAGCAGACGAGCGACCTCCGCCTAGGCTACGTCGATCCGAGCGCCCACGGGACCAGCGGGCCCATCGCCAACGGGTTTCCGAAGTTGTACAGCCCTTTCCTCCAGGCGTGGCCGCGGACCATGGAgaagctcggcctcggcgtcaagggAGACCCCcgggacggcgaggcgctcgGGGGCTACGTCAACTTGCTCAACATCGCGGACGCGACGCGGAGCTACGCCGCGAACGCGTACCTCGGCCCCGCTCGTCAGCGGACGAACCTGAAGGTCGTGACGAGCGCCCATGTGACCCGGATTCTCCtcaagaagagcaagaacGGCGTTCGAGCCACGGGCGTCAGCTGGACGCAGGAGACCGAGAAACACGAGGCCACCGTCTTCAAGGAGGTGGTTCTCGCCGCGGGCTCCGTGGCCTCGCCGCAGCTGCTCGAGGTgtccggcgtcggcggcagaAAGCTCTTGAAACAATACGGTGTCGACGTCTTGGTGGACAACCCGAATGTGGGCGAGAACTTGCAGGACCACGTCTATGTTCCCCTCGGGTGAGTCATTCCCTCCCCGTTGCTGGTTCGTTCTTCGGCTTGGAGAGCCTCTGAAAACTGACGTCCCTCTAGATTCGCCGTGAAGCCCGGCCTGCCAACCAACGAGGACTACGCCAACGCAACCTACTTCCAGGAACAGCTCAGCCTGTACCTCCAGAACAAGACTGGCCGCTTGTCCTCCGCAGGCGCCAGCTCGGCCCTCCTGTCCCTCAAGCAGATCGCATCCACCTTGGACttcgcctcgccctcgctcAAGAGCAACGTCCCCGGCCTGGCTGATCAATATCGCCTGATCCTCCAGGACCTCAAGTCCGAGGCCGTCGCGCAGGAGCTCACCATCGAAGGCGGCATCTCCCCGCAGTTCTCGTCCGACACGACGAAGCTCTTCTCCGCCGGCTCGCCCGGGAACTTCCTGTCCATCCTGGGGGTCCTCGAACACCCCCTCTCCCGGGGCTCCGTCCACATCCAGTCGGCGGACGCAGCCGTCCACCCGCAGATCGACCCGCGCTACCTCTCCAACCCGCTCGACGTCCAGctcctcaaggccatcgcgCTCCACCTGCAGACCGTCGcgcggacgccgccgctccgcgacctcctccagggcggcggcagcgtaTACCAGCCCGGGTACCGCGCGCTCACGGCCGACAACGTGGAGGACTGGGTGCGGGCCGCCGTGCAGAGCGAGTACCACCCCTGCGGGACGTGCGCCATGCTGCCAAAgtccgccggcggcgtcgtcgacgagaggCTCCGGGTCTACGGGGTCGAGGGCCTGcgggtcgtcgacgccagcgTGTTTCCCTTGATCCCGAGGGCCAACATCCAGTCGCTCGTCTACGCGGTGGCGGAGAGGGCGGCGGACTTTATCAAGCAAGACGCACAATGAGGCCTCGGTCGGTTATGCATAATGTGTAATTAGAGGCGGCTCTCAAACCCTTTTATGAACGAAGTGACACACCGAACTCTGCACAAAAACGAGTGTATTGACCATCAAACTGACTAAACCTAAAGTCTTGACCTCTCCAGTGTCCTTGAAGATTCGGCTGCTGATCGTCCACGGTGTTAAAGCTCTTTTAGAGCACCACATAGACGTCAATAACAAATTTTGTCAAACTATTGCTCGGTGTGGCACAACTTCTCAGCACGGCATGACGCCACGTCTCCCGGTGCAACGCGCTTGGCAAATTGGCGAAGAAGCTTGGCACGGGAGCGTTGGCCAAGATGCTGATCGTCTCTAAATCTCCGAGAACGGGCAGTCTAGGGGGCGGGGGCTACTGCTGCATTGTGCATCTTAGTTAACGTGAAAGATTCCGGTTTGATAGGTGTTACAAAAAGTCGAAGCCACTGACTCTCGGACCTGCAGGGACGGAGTCAATTGTTCAAGACTCTCAGTATTAGGTCTAGGTCTGGCTGGAGTCTCGATCGCCTGAGAGAGCCGTCGCAAATTTCATCATAGCCCCAAATGCGTCGCCCGCTTGCACTGATGTCTTAAAATACGCACAGGCTTTCAACGTCTGTTACATCGGCAGGCATGCGACCCTCTGCGGTATCCCCTCAAGCCGCATTCGTCTCTGCGGGCCAACGGCCGGGCCGAGCGGCACCAgtccggcgccgatgccccGGTTTTGCGGGTCTTCGGCCCGTAGTGCCCGGGAACCCAACAGCAACGTCTCAATGTCCCCTTCCCGTAATAGAGTTGGATGATTGGAAGCTTTTCCAGTTCCTATCTATTGTGACTACGAACGGGGATCAGCCCGGAAATGAGATGAGCCAAACCAAACTACGATCTGCCGTACCTCCGAGCCGCGGAACAGGGTTCCTGAGCAAAATCAACAACTAATGGACCCGACTCCGACGTTCCAACAAGTCTGGCCGCGCACATCTCCACATCGAAAGGGGATCGCgcggaggcgacggcggcgataaTGGCGTGGAAGGGGGGGTCGCTCTTAGAGTGATTCAGGTAGCGACATCCGGATCACGACACAGGACCCCGCGATGGCGACACACCCCACGCCAAGTCGGAGCGAATCACCAGCTCGTCGCAGCACATCATCCGCCTCGGACACTCCATGGAATCCACATGAGTCGTCGGAGTGTTATCTAGCTGATCTCCAGCGTCCGGGAGATTGTGGCCAACTTTACGAAACCCTTCTCCCGGTAGCGCAGCGCGATGGCGGCCAGATTATCAGGAAGCGAAATGCATAAATCAGGTACGGaattccccctcccccttccaaaAATCTCCATGTGGCGAGACGCAGTGTTTTCTGTTGCTTCAACTTGATCCTCCGCCCTCGACTGGTCTCCCCGGTCCGTCTCGCTAATTTCAACGGACTCGATAGAGCTCTCACCTCTGCTCGGAATGGGGTCGGAGCACGAATacgcggcggcgtcgcccaAGGGCGCGGCGGTGGACGAGTCCGTCTCAGACGACCGCAACTCGGCGACGCTCGaaggcaagaagaaggcgccgTGGTGGGCGTACATCTGGGACTACGAGCCCGGGCGGTCGCCCGAGGAGCGCAAGTTCATTCAAAAgctcgacgtcttcctcatcaCGATGCTCAGCCTGGGCTACTTCATCAAGAACCTCGACCAGACCAACATCAGCAACGCCTTCGTCAGCGGCATGAAGGAGGACCTCCAGATGAACGGCAACGAGATCAACCTCATCGACACCGCCTGGACCGTCGGCtacgtcgtcggccagaTCCCCTCGCAGATCGTCCTCACCAAGGTCCGCCCGTCCATCTGGGTGCCCTCGTGCGAGCTGCTCTGGACGCTCCTGACCTTCTgcctcgccgcggccaagACGTCGAACCACGTCATCGCCATccgcttcttcgtcggcctggccgagTCCATCTTCTACCCGGCCGCCCACACGATCCTCGGCTCGTGGTACAAGCCCTCCGAGCTGGGGAAGCGAGCCTGCATCTTCcacgcctcctccgccgccgccagcatGTTCAGCGGTTATCTCCAGGCCGGCGTGTACGTTGGGTTGAACGGCGTGCATGGGCTTCCGGGTTGGAAGTGGCTATTTGTAAGCTCCCCCCCTTTATGATATGGCGTGCTGGGTGGTGTGGAGACCTGGGAATGCTGACTCGGCTGCAACTATCTCAGATCATGGACGGCGTCATCAGCCTGCCTATTTGCATtgccggcttcttcttcctgccgGACCTGCCTGAGAACACGAGGGCGTTCTACCTGAATGAAGATGTGAGTAGTACAGTGCAACTTACCACCACCCGAGTCTGGTGCATGATGACTGACAACGATTCAGGACCGAAAATTGGCCCGCAAGCGCATGGCGAGCGTCGGCCGCGCTCCCCGGAAGAAGCTGGGGCGCTCTGCCTTCAAGCGCATCTTCGGCCGGTGGCACGTCTACTTGTTGAGCATTCTCtacatcatcttcatcaacaTCGGCCCGTCCAGCAGTGTGAACCCCTTTTCGCTCTGGCTCAAGTCAAAGGGCGAGTCTGTGCAGAAAATTGTAAGTGCATCACTCTCGTCGACAGCGAACGTCGTTCGTTACTAACGAGCGCTCATTAGAACATCATTCCTACGGCGGCCTCCGCCATCCAGCTGGTCCTCACCGTAGGCTTCGCCATTCTCTCCGATGCGATCCGTCACAGAGCGAGCGTCATGTCCATTTCTACCTTCCTCGGCGGTTTTGCTGCCCTGATCCTCGCCATCTGGAACGTCCCCGACGGTCTGAAGTGGTTCGCGTTCCTGCTGCAGCGCGCCTCCGTGCCGTACGGACCGCTCAGCATGAGCTGGACAAACGAGATctgcggcgccgacgccgaggagcgcgccatcgtcatcggcatcatgaACTCGTTGGGGTACGCCTTTAACGCCTGGCTGCCGATCCTGACGTACCCGCAAGTCGACGCTCCCGAGTTCAAGAAGGGTTTCATCTTCTCCACCGTCGCCTTTGGCGCTCAGGCGATCATCACGGCGTCTGTGGCATACCTTTACAAGCGCGacaagaagagggagggtATCACGAAGAGGGATGAAGAAGGGGTTACGGCGCCGGTGTCGGTTCCTAACGCGGAATAATTCAGCCAGCTGAGCGTGGCGCTGGCCTCGTCGAATCGCCAggctcgacgacaacgacactCTGTTACAGTGACGAGAACAGACCTGGAAGAATAAAAAACTACATCAAGTTTCGAAACACCCACTCAAACCTCACATTGGGTTCATAGACTTGGGGTGCTATGCATCGTTAACATTGATTAAACGGCCGGAATGTTGCATATACCTTTCACGCATGAAACGTCTATCTGGCGGGTAGGGAGAGTTATTTAGAAATAGACCGAAGAGCATCGAATAGGAGTTATCTCTATTTCACTAGGCGCATTCATCAAGACTGCTTCATCGTCGTTCATCCAAGACTCGGTGCACAGTTCTATGAATACACAGAGGTATGATTTCTCTTGCTTAGTAAATGATGTGAACCGCAAATTGCATTCCACTACCACTACGGCTTTGCGTTCTACCGTGACCGTTTACTGGTATTGAAAAGCTTGCAATAACTTTGCCAATATCAGAATCAACCAAGATAGCAAAGTGGTTGGCGAAGCACGTTAAACAAGATGCATAAATGTTCCTTGTAGGTGAGTTTGCTATGGAATTTCAATTACGTAGGGATAAGGTACCTGGTTCTAACATTCACCGTCACTGTGACTGTCCCAGGAAACAAACAATAGTGAGTTCTCCCTGATGAGaagcatcaacatcaactGTCGATGACGTAGTTGTGTGGTTTTCTCCTACTCAGGGGCGGGCGAGCTGATTCCAAATAGCCTGATTTTAAACCATGGCAAACACGAAAAACCCCGTTTCCCGACTTCTCCCTCTAAGGCAACTTTCGCAGCGTTCTTTCTCGGTCAACCAGTTCTATCCCAAAATAGCTCCAAGACACTTGCCTAGGTTTTCAAACCTCATCCGTGTTCCCTATGGTAGAAGCATCAGGTCAATATCCACCGTTGTGGGCCAATCCGGCCGTGTATACATAACAGGTGAGGTGCTTCAGCGCCATCGCGAGGATCATAACCTCAGCGTCTTCAAAACGGAGTAGGTTTTAGATCCATCCAGCCATCTCACACTGTAGTATTTTTACTGAACCGTTTCTCCCAGGTCTGATCACAAGCAATTTGTTGTGAAGCGCGTGCCTAAGCCGTTCTACAACATGTCTCTACGCCTTGCGGCCGAGTTTGCAGGCTCCTATAGTCTTCGAATGCACATCGATTGCAACCACGATGAAAGCACTTTAGTCTACCCCTATTACAAAACCACCCTGCTTTCCTTGATTCAGAATGATCCGGAATTTCCTACGCTGGAGCGCAAGAAGATTCTACGACACACAGGAGAAGCAATACAAGAGCTTCACAGCAAAGGCTGGATTCACATTGGTACGTTTGACCAACCAGTTGTTGCGACTCACGACGGCTCACTAACTGCTACATCTTAATAGATGTAAAGCCTGACAACATATTGGTCAACTGGATTAGCGACAGCAATGGCAACAAAACAGTTGCCGACGTGGCCTTGGGCGATTTTGACATCGCCTACAAATTGGAAGATGGACAGTCGCGTCAAACACCTTACGCAATAGGCAACGCGATGTGGCGAAGCCCAGAGGGGCACACTGGAACTGGTGTGACCAAGGCGTCGGACATATTCTCCTATGGGCTGGTAGTAAGTGGTCTGCTCATCTCTACCCTGGAAGGCTTCAAGCTGATATTATTCCCAGTGTATCTACGCCCTTGGAGGTGGTGACTTCCTCCTTGTAAATGATTACCAGGAACTTGTGCAGAGTGGTGTAACACCGGAGCAAGAGATTCTCACTCGACATTTTTCCTACTTTGGGCCAGTTCTCCGAAGGACTTCTCAAACAGATCGAAAATGAGAATTGGCGGAGCGCTCTGAAGGCTGCGGGGGCagtggcggaggaggcagTGAAGGAAGAGCCCATGCTGAGATTCACACATTGGGGAGCAGAGCTTGGCCCCGAGGCACAGAACATGATATCTGGAATGACAAACCCGGACCCAACAGCCAGAACAACGATAAGCCAGGTTCTGGCTCATAGATGGTGGCAGGATAACACTATCTAGATAGCTGTTCGTGCTAGCCGCGACGGTGGGAGGGACCCATCCATACCCGTTAGTCAATCTCATCATACCAACTTTTCTTCGCTAGCTCGCTATTGATTCCCACGTCGCAATCAAGCTCATGAAATATCCACCTCTCATTGTCGACTGCTACCGCGTCGTTGCAGTCGCCTGCAAGACCGGGGAAAGCCGGCCAAGTAAAGTTGGACGTCCATGGTATGCCGTAGACACCCACATCATTATTTTCCGGCGGAGTAGATGAAAACTCCGAATCATCACCAGACAAGGGATTTGCAGTAGAGTTTGTGTGCTTCACCTGCCCTGCAGTAACGTCGGAAGTTTCCGGGGTATTGACAAAATGACGGACGACTGGAGCTCGCTGTTGCTactggacgacgacctggacaATCTTGCTTGCGACGGGCGGCTGCCTCTTTGTTCAAAGCCAATGTCAAACTCGGTCTTACAGCGGCTTTTTCTTCCTCAAAAATGTCGACTCGGTCCTGTTCCTCCCGCGGGTGGTAAACCGACTGTTGCTAAATCTCCTTCTGCATGACTTTTCCCAATGTGCGGAAAGCGCTCCCAAGTTATGCTTTAGCTTAAGACAACGGGGACATTGAATTTCGGCACCATCAAAGTCTGTGTAATCTAAATAGAGCTTGTGTCAGCTATGCTAAAACATTCGGGGCTTATTGCTTACGGGTAGAGAAATGGCGCAGAAGGTTGGATTTCGTTGAGTACTGTGTTTTCTGTCCACAATGTGGATATGGGCAAACATAATCAATCTCGCCTCTTGGCCTTCGACAAGCCACTTCGCCGTCGATTTCCGATGGCTGTCGTTTTCTCTTTTTTGGAAAGCTTGTGTTTGTTGCTTTTACTTCAGCAAAGTGGGATAACGCAAGATGCTCAACAAGCGCTTTTGCATCGTCGCACGGCGTAGAGCAACCAGGGCAGGCCCAGGTCGACATTTGAGTGTTACTGGAGGCACACATCACAACACTTATGTCGGGAGACGTCAGTTCCTCACAATATATAAATAAGCTCGAAAGATGGCAGCGACCCTCATTAATGCGACCTTGTGAGGAAAGCAAGCCCGCTGTCTCCACATTGTTGGTTCTAGATGTAACCTACTCGTGTGACATCTGCTGCAAGGACCTCGCAGACAGCACAAAAATGGTTAAGCGCGAAGAGCTGCGCGGCTAGAGGCACGAAGGAAAGAGATGCCAAGGGGAAGTCTTGGTGTGTACATGCCAGTAAAGGAAAGTGAATATGGCCTGCATCATCGCCGCAAAGAGAACTGTCAGTCCCCCCCGGATTTAATGTGCCGTCACGTAAGTTGCAATCTCAGCGAAGCTGCAATGCTTATCTACGTTAAAAGCAGACTGACTGAGCGTGAGACTTCACGCAAATGGATGCTATCAAAAGTCAGGTCTAGCAGACCGTTGGTTGACCGACGGATACGCCGCGTTGGCGCATGACTCTCAGACAAGAGTTCCAGAGGCTGGTTGGTGTTGCCAATTTC
This window contains:
- a CDS encoding Putative protein kinase — encoded protein: MSLRLAAEFAGSYSLRMHIDCNHDESTLVYPYYKTTLLSLIQNDPEFPTLERKKILRHTGEAIQELHSKGWIHIDVKPDNILVNWISDSNGNKTVADVALGDFDIAYKLEDGQSRQTPYAIGNAMWRSPEGHTGTGVTKASDIFSYGLVFSEGLLKQIENENWRSALKAAGAVAEEAVKEEPMLRFTHWGAELGPEAQNMISGMTNPDPTARTTISQVLAHRWWQDNTI
- a CDS encoding Putative glucose-methanol-choline oxidoreductase, FAD/NAD(P)-binding domain superfamily, producing the protein MVWRPLTLGVVLSSITNIMAETYDYIIVGGGTAGLTVAARLTEDPQVTVLVLEAGADHSEDLNVLAPGLFPAMYGNPDYDWDYKTVPQAAANNKVVAHIRGKQLGGSSAMNFMFWTHPSRRDVDNWGALGNAGWSWDALAPYLRKSEAFLAPSAQQTSDLRLGYVDPSAHGTSGPIANGFPKLYSPFLQAWPRTMEKLGLGVKGDPRDGEALGGYVNLLNIADATRSYAANAYLGPARQRTNLKVVTSAHVTRILLKKSKNGVRATGVSWTQETEKHEATVFKEVVLAAGSVASPQLLEVSGVGGRKLLKQYGVDVLVDNPNVGENLQDHVYVPLGFAVKPGLPTNEDYANATYFQEQLSLYLQNKTGRLSSAGASSALLSLKQIASTLDFASPSLKSNVPGLADQYRLILQDLKSEAVAQELTIEGGISPQFSSDTTKLFSAGSPGNFLSILGVLEHPLSRGSVHIQSADAAVHPQIDPRYLSNPLDVQLLKAIALHLQTVARTPPLRDLLQGGGSVYQPGYRALTADNVEDWVRAAVQSEYHPCGTCAMLPKSAGGVVDERLRVYGVEGLRVVDASVFPLIPRANIQSLVYAVAERAADFIKQDAQ
- a CDS encoding Putative major facilitator superfamily, MFS transporter superfamily, encoding MGSEHEYAAASPKGAAVDESVSDDRNSATLEGKKKAPWWAYIWDYEPGRSPEERKFIQKLDVFLITMLSLGYFIKNLDQTNISNAFVSGMKEDLQMNGNEINLIDTAWTVGYVVGQIPSQIVLTKVRPSIWVPSCELLWTLLTFCLAAAKTSNHVIAIRFFVGLAESIFYPAAHTILGSWYKPSELGKRACIFHASSAAASMFSGYLQAGVYVGLNGVHGLPGWKWLFIMDGVISLPICIAGFFFLPDLPENTRAFYLNEDDRKLARKRMASVGRAPRKKLGRSAFKRIFGRWHVYLLSILYIIFINIGPSSSVNPFSLWLKSKGESVQKINIIPTAASAIQLVLTVGFAILSDAIRHRASVMSISTFLGGFAALILAIWNVPDGLKWFAFLLQRASVPYGPLSMSWTNEICGADAEERAIVIGIMNSLGYAFNAWLPILTYPQVDAPEFKKGFIFSTVAFGAQAIITASVAYLYKRDKKREGITKRDEEGVTAPVSVPNAE
- a CDS encoding Putative Zinc finger C2H2-type, coding for MCASSNTQMSTWACPGCSTPCDDAKALVEHLALSHFAEVKATNTSFPKKRKRQPSEIDGEVACRRPRGEIDYVCPYPHCGQKTQYSTKSNLLRHFSTHYTDFDGAEIQCPRCLKLKHNLGALSAHWEKSCRRRFSNSRFTTRGRNRTESTFLRKKKPL